The sequence ggtcattgtcatgctgcagaataaatttggggccaatccgatgcctccctgatggtattgcgtgatggataagtatctgcctgcaCTTcccagcattgaggagaccattaattctgaccaaatccccaactccatttgcagaaatgcagccccaaacttgcaagaaacctccaccatgcttcactctCATTTGTGttccgctgtccagcccttctgcgaacaaactgccttctgctacagccaaatatttcaaattttgactcatcagtccagagcacctgctgccatttttctgcaccccagttcctgtgttttcgtgcatagttgagtcgcttggccttgtttctacgtcggaggtatggctttttggccgcaagtcttccatgaaggccacttctgaccagacttctctggacagtagaagGCTGTACCAGggtcactgttttctgccaattctgagcagatggcattgctggacatcttcagattgcgaagggaagtaagcatgatgtgtctttcatttgctgctgtaagtttccttggccgaccactgggtctacggtcctcagtgttgcccatttctttgtgcttcttcaaaaaagcttggacagcacatctggaaacccctgtctgccttgacatTTCTGCCtaggagagaccttgctgatgcagtataactaccttgtgtcttggtGCTGTGCTcattcttgccatggtgtataacttttgacagtaaactcttcagcaacctcaccttgttagctgagtttggctattcctcacccagttttattcctcctacacagctgtttctgtttcagttaatgattgtgtttcaacctacatattgaattgattatcATTAGCActtgtataattgtttaatcatacacctgactatatgcctacaaaaccctgactttgtgcaagtgtacctagaagaattgatgctgttttgaaggcaaagggtggtcacaccaaatatggatttgatttagatttttcttctgttcactcacattgcatttagttaattgataaatataatttattaacatgtctatttttgaaagcattcttactttacagcattttttcacacctgcctaaaacttttgcacagtactgtgtgtgtgtgtgtgtatatatattatatcccaTTACAGTAAAAAGTACCGTGGGCATTTGTTTGATCTACTGTCTGAACCTGTTCTTCTACCTAGTTTTATATGTGATTTAAAAGTAAAGACTTTATATAACTTGGTGTactgtattaacattttaaaatacaatacatgtttGATAGTGTTTCTAGGAAAACTGTGCAACAGATAATGGTTTATGTAATTATTGGTTTTAAAGGAGCAAGCGGCTCCTAAATGGATATCTGCAGTATACaaaaaagggtttgttttaaGTTGTTTTGGTGTTGGTAATTTAAATAGGTAATGGGTTGGGATTGTTATATTTGTGCACTGAATACAAAATTTGTTATACAATCTTCTTACTTTTACAGGGGGTGTTGATGGTTGGCCCTCCTGGAACAGGAAAAACACTGCTGGCCAAAGCTGTAGCCACTGAATGTAAAacaacctttttcaatgtttcTTCATCAACACTTACTTCCAAGTACAGAGGGGAGTCTGAGAAATTAGTGCGTCTCTTATTTGAAATGGTAAAGACGAATAttttatcaatacatttttttgaagGTTAACGatgaagtgaaaaataataaatacagtatggcaAATCCTtcgtttactttttttttaaattgaaaactaaGAGAAATGTAAATGGGAATAAGGAGcgatgcatttctttttttaacttgtcCGCTTTACTGCTGTAATCCATATAATGAACAACCACCCCCCTAAATAAGAGTTGACattaaagtttgaaataaaatattgtaggcCTCCATTTGTCTTAAGTTCTGTTTTATACTAAATATGATCATTTGAAATTACGGTTGGACTGTATCCTGGGGGGATGGGGTTAAAAGGTTCAGGgttgtgggttgttttttttaattaaattatatatataatttatatatatatatatatatgtgtgtgtttgtatgacagcactcggatatccaactttttaaaatcagaaatttCTGCTACACTTCTTTATTTCTAATTAGCAGCTGGGTCACTTATACAGAATTGTGATTACTGTTGGAGGTTTGCTTGGTTCTCTATTCATCGTTTCACTAGGCAAGATTCTACGCTCCTACTACTATATTCGTTGATGAGATTGACTCGATCTGCAGCCGCAGAGGGACGTCGGAAGAACACGAGGCCAGCAGAAGGGTGAAAGCAGAGCTATTAGTTCAGATGGATGGTGAATATAACTGATATTTATTTACCTTATACCTCAGAAATGTGTGAAGTTTTCAAACAGTTCTATAAATTGTAATTCACCACTGGCTTGTGCAATATtagtagtttttttgtatttattttttaaacaaaatattcagtCTTTTGACATCCTTTTTGGCTAACACTTCTGCTACTGGAGTATGTATTAAGCTCATAAAATACTTTTCAGTTAAGCTAAATGAAGTCTGTGCTCGTGATCAGGTGTCATGTAGTTCTGTGCTGTAGGTGTTGGAGGGGCGTCAGACAATGAAGATCCTTCAAAAATGGTTATGGTTCTTGGAGCCACCAACTTTCCCTGGGACATAGATGAGGCTCTTAAAAGACGATTAGAAAAAAGGATTTACATCCCCTTGCCTTCAGGTATTCATTGAATGTTTCAAAAACCTTTACTTGCACAAATATCACACTTTAACCTACCAGTTATGACACATTTTCTCTTTACTAAGATCAAAGTAATTCTACAAAAATTGTTAATACAAGTTCCATAGTTGAGTGTTGAAGCACAGTGAGCTAGGAGGAATCAGACTAGGTAGATTTTGGTagttaaaactgtgcaatactatttttgcaagtgaactgtgtttttcatttaaatatatactgaattggttgttttgttttcagctgaaGGCAGGGAAGAACTcctaaaaataaacctgaaagaGCTAGAATTGGCGAGTGATGTTGATCTAACTAAAATAGCGGAGCAGATGGATGGTTATTCTGGTGCCGACATTACAAATGTGTGCCGGTGGGTACCTACGTTGTGACCACTTAATGTATAAAACTGACACACTTGACTGTATGAGTACTGGTGTTCATTTGTTCTAATTtgaaatgtctctttttttttttttaatttcagggaTGCCTCGCTGATGGCAATGCGACGTCGTATTGAAGGTCTGATGCCAGAAGAAATCCGAAACATTTCCAAAGAGGAAATGCACATGCCAACCACCATGAACGATTTTGAAATCTCTTTAAAAAAGGTCTCTAAATCAGTGTCTGCTacagacattgaaaaatatgagGCGTGGATTGCAGAATTTGGGTCTTGCTGAGACTGGTCTTTAATAAGCTCAAGTTGCAGCTAATATTGAGAGGATATGCTTTAGTGTTACTTGAGAAATTGTAGCCTCGCACTCTTatcaatacaattttaaaaagtaaaactggGCATCTTGATGTTGCTACTGGGGTGTAATTTTGTTGTTCATATTCAATTGCAAGGGCCAGTAACTTTCATCTAGATGAAGTGATTATATTActaatgtgtgttgtttttttaattaaaaaaaaaaaacatggtacttTTCAAAATGACTTCTGTAAAAGTACTTCATAAAATATGAAACTAGATTTGTGGAATTTAATAAAGATTTAataaagttgttaaaaaaaaaaaaaaaaaaaaaaaaagactgtttatACTTTTTAACCAATTCAACAAAATGTAGATTTTGCGCATGACTCAACTGTTATTCTTAAATGATTTTACTATACAACTGCCTTTTGCTTTCCGAATTTATAGCACAgaaatatttttagaaacaaCAACTAACACTAAAGCCAGAACATGTCACGACCCAGATAATCTCTTAACCACACAAAAGAAAGTGTAAACTAAATATAATACTAATATAGAAATAACTACTCTATGTAAATGTTATAATCAAAGTGTGTTTGTGGCACATCACTGCCTCATTGAATTAGTAACACTAACATGAATTTTATTCTAGTGGGCATAGGAGTAGATTATATAATATGTTAACACAAGATAATCCAAAATACGAAACACTTCAataagaagttttatttttctcttttttgagCAGTAGCGAACGATACACCATTGAATACATTTTGGTCATTttaattttcaacaaaacatttgcagaaatgtaaCACACTATGCCATGcttccattaacatttacacaaatTAATGGTCCTGGGAAGATATGAAAAGGGGCACACTATAAGCATTAAGAATGTAACATAATGGGTcagatttaatttacattaaCAGCAACACaacttatgcaaaaaaaaaaaaaaagtgctatcaGAACAAAAAATATGGCCAGGGCTCCCAATACTTTGTCTTTCATCTTGTCTGTGAATTTATTGGGAAACACCAGTGTTGACATAAAACTTAAATAATGAAAGACTTTTTGCACGGTTGTGAAAGAAAATGGAACACAATCCAAAATTATTTGGAAAGCGAGATAAATCATCATCTTTAGTTAAATATATCCTATTGTAACCCCCACCTGCCTATGAAATGCATTTTGCAGAgtgcaatatactgtatgctgCTACTGTACAGGTGTACAAGGAGGTACAGCTACATAGGCGTACTATGTGTAGCTTGTGCACTAAAGGTATTAAAGATTGAACTCATTACTAAGTGTTGGTTTATTTGGCTGTTTTCCCAAATGTTATCAGGTATATCATGcaggcacaaaaaaaaagtaatgacaaATTGTGTTTCATCTGGTGTCAACAGTGCAACCATCTTGTGCAAATGTGGTTTATACCATTTCTACAGGTAATAATGTCTTTCATGGTTGCATTTTGAAAGTGATTTCTGTGATGGAGTAGTTATTCGGTAATGTTAATGTATTGGGTGCATTAAACATTGGTATACAAAACCCATTCAGCTTGTTAATTAGCATTAaggcattttgttttctgtactaAATAAATACGGCCGTATAATGTATTAAGCTAAAttaccaatatttatttaaaaacttataATAATCAGAACTGGGAATTAAATGTGAGCTAATGtcaagaaactaaaaaaataacactgttttcTAATTAAATTAATCATCCACATTGTAATTAATGATAGTATTCTGAGTGGAGGTCCACGTGTTTCTGTAACAAGATCCACTGAAATTATTGACAAAGCTTTTTGTTGGTATTGTTGACCAGTACTTGAAATGTGCTCTTTAAGGGCTTGTAATCTCTTCATCTGTTTCCATCTCTAAGTGATCCAGAAGTAATGGTTTACCCTCCACAGGCAATTCCAATGGCATCATTGTAACAGGATCAAGTTTTAAAACTCCCCTTTAAGAAAAGACAATGTCAGCATTATATTTAGAttagtgttatttaaaaataaataaataaatatttatcacaattggataagagtctatgtttaaaaatgtacagaacCATAACAGATGTCAAGAAAAAGTCTCCACTGCCAACATTCACAGCATGCTGAACAGTCGCATGAACAatgcaaagtttaatcaaatacaGGCAAGCAGTTGCAAAAATATAACCTAGAGTACAAAGACTGGTTTGTTTCCATATTTTaggtttatatgtgtgtgtgtgtgtgtataattatttattagacTTTAAATACTCACTTGTGCTCGCACGTTGGGAAAATCAGGTCAAGGACTTTAACAATGACAGCTGACCCAACaacacccaccaccaccacccacatGATCAGGAAGAACAATGGGAGGGATTCAGCCCAGAATCGATGCAGCCTCTCTCTCAGCTGCTCCACCCACTGACACACTGCCTGGAAAGACAACCCAAAGTCATTTCATGCCCAGAAAGTCaacattttacaaattatttCTCCAATTCTCCAGGCAGTGGCCTGTTACCTAATTGATAGAAAAGTCtcttaaaaatgtatgttactgTGTTTCACTTCTCTATCTCTCCATTTATTTCTTGCTGCtgtatgataaaataaatgtgtttatttttttttggttagggCACTTCTTGTTCAATTGCATGCAATTAGCtgctttacatttgtttataAGAAATGCTGCATTTAGCAGTCTTGACAGCTCACTTATCTGTGAGTAATTACATTATAGGAAGACAGTGGCTGTGATCTCAGGGGGACCTCTGGCAGTTTGCCAGAAGGTCCATGTTCATCTGCTGTTATTTCTTCATCATACAAGAAGTCAGGTGCCAGTCTCAATGGCGTCTCAGGTAGCTTGCCAGGAGCTGCCTCCTCTTCCACTGTGGTTTCATCTTGTTTTATGAGGTAATGACTAGTTGTCATTGTTTGAGCAGGACTTTGATCATCGACTGCAAAAAGACATagattaatgaattaatttttattaataaatacaaataaaataacaacaaccaagaaattgtttttttgtgaacaaaaacagcatAGCTGGTAGACTCAAGGGGTATCAAGGGGTATATCACATGAGATGGTATATAAACATGAAgtatggaaatgtgaaaaaaataaatctgtatgatTGACAGgtcaaaaaggttaaaaaaaaaaaaaaaagtggcagtgaaaaggttattTTCTATTAAGCACCACCTGTAAAAGACTTattgagagaatcacagaatgcaGCTTGTAAATTTCACAACAAGAAAGCTGCATTTCCTTCACATTACAAATCAGTGGAAATTAACCTCAGCATGGAGTGATTTAAAAGCAGCCTGAAAGCAAATTTTAATTTCACTGGGGGTGTTGACAATTTTTTTTACTGACGTACTGCTATAACGAGGATGGAAACTAAACATAAAACtagcaaatacaaatacaacttaATTCACGTGACCCTTCCTTAACCACTGTACATACTGGGATATGTACTTCTGTCAAGTTAAATCAgatcttgcccaggactacaatcccacagaGGTTATGCAGCAAGGATAAAAATAAGATCCgataaataaatcaaagttaAAATAtgagagtttttttgtttaatcgtgacaggttctatattaaaaatataatgccAGATTGTTATTCAGTAATCTGAGGGATGGCTttcctttgttttgtgtaataaacatGTTTCATTCCATTAATATCTAACAAGTTAAAACATCTTAAAGTGTGTTACACAGAAAAGTACCTGCACAACCAAAAAGTCACACCAACACTGcggccatcttaggtcacaggccAAAGTGAACAGTGCCATTAGATTTTACCCACAGAGTTTCCAGAACGCTGAAAATGTGAAGGTGCCAGGTTCACCAGAGCAGAAATAGCAGCAACTGCTGGGTTAATCAACCTTAGGGGTTGATTAATAAGGTGCCAGACAGTGTTCTCTACCCTATTTTGTATTGGGATGCATTAGAACATTCTCACCAATTATATTTGCTGCCTCCTATGTACTGTGTCGTTgcatttattattcttattcatttttcgtaaaacacaaacatgattGTTGAATACACAGCTGGTAGCAAAAGTAATTATGCCAGCCTCAGTGGGCAGTCATGTAGAATTGTTTGTCCAAGGAAAACACTATATCAGCCCTACAGGAACACTTTGTTATTTACTCCTGTTTCAGATAGAACacatttcaattaattttgtttcctACATCCTTAAAATTACATCAAATAAATCTTAAATGACAGTGTACCATGGTCAggttggaaaaaaacaaacaaatcataaatgtatttattttctagaaATTCAACTGCTGCCTGGTTTGTACCTTTTTCTGAAGGGTTCggaactgtaaatacaatatcgtTGTCCCTGGGAATGCTGTATAACATGCTTTCCTTCATAGGGTAGGAGTAGCTGGATTCCCTAAGCTTCTGGAATTCCTTATTCATCAAGATATTCACTTCATACATCTCTGTCTGCTGCACCTGTGGAACAAAAGCATGTATATGTTATATACCAGTACAGAGCATGGGATTTAAGTATATAccctttaatgtatttttctctgCTGCAGAAACAAACATGTTTACCTGTTTTCCTTCTACTTCAGTCACCTCTTCATTAAACACAAGGAGCTGCACAACAGGCTCGCTTTCTAAAGGCCACTGGCGAACCAGCACACGAACACCAATCATCACAAAACGACCTGGTTCATCTGCCTTACTGAGGTTTCCACCTTCCACTGAAAAGGCAAGGGGAACATAATGCTCTAACTTGAAGACAATGAAACACACAAACtactatataaaatacaacaataacatTTGGTATTAACGTGGAACATAATATTGGGTGTGTGTTTCCATCATCATAATATAATTGACTCAATAGTCCTTCCAGGACAGAACCACATAGTTTGCATCTCATTTTCAATGGGGCTGTAGTACACAAAAGCAGCACTAAGTCAAATGATATTTCAAGCAGAACACTTGGAGCTGGTttgactacctaatgttacttgGTGCTAATCatgatctgtgaaaccagcccttggttattgttttgctgttaatcttttttttttttttttttaagactataTGTTCAGTTTGACTTAGGAGAAATTCATACTTCCTGCCACAAAGCAAGAAATTAGCTTCCTGGTGATAGACTCCACCTGAACCACACACCTGCATTCTACAGGAACCCCATATGCAGGTGATAGGTGAAGTCCTATTGTAAGACAGGTGCACTCAACTAGCAATGTAAAAGATATGGGATAAAGTTAAAAAGCCAACAACTGAtatgctaagaaaaaaaaaaaaaaaaaaaaaaaaaaaaaagagtcttggTTTTTGCTTCTTTAACTGCGAGTGACTTTTCCAGTATAAGGAAAGGTGGTCTTTAAAATGAAGAGATTGGGAGTTTACAGATATACTCACACAGCTGTGCCCTGCAGTTTAATCTTGTGACCCCAGAAAGCTTGACTGGTATGTTGTTCACATAGACTTGGTCGTCAACTGCCGAAATGTTAAAGTTAATCTAAATTTAAGAAGATGAATTAGGTGTAAATTGTATAAGTGAAATCTTTGAAGTAAATCATTGCATGCACTTACTGCACTTCCAGCATAAAGACCATAGGCCTGTTTGATGTGTAGttgagctgctgtgtttaatCTCTTACTTGTCATTTAGGTATGTTTACATTTCATAATCTTTTGTTGtgcaaagaaaataacattttcacaggaTTATCATGAGTATAAAATATACAATGCACAACTACTAACACAATAGCAAGTAGTCACAGCACCATTACAGATGCTTGTCAAACAATGTGCTCACTTTTAACACCCAGTCTAATGAGTCATTACAATGAAACTAGCACTGACACATCAATGGAATACCACAAGTTTCAACTAATATACTTCATTAAGGAgacattttatacataaaataatttGTACCACTTCTGTATATTACAGATACAGTAACAGGCAATGTCTCATTTCCTGAAAGGTCAGTATGACTGGAATATTTGAGCTGTGGCCAAGGTGGCTGCTTTACATACAGCTGCTACTTATTCCAGGGGGCTAGTGGCTGCAGTGTGCTCAAATGGCAACCTATTTGTATGCATTGTGTGAAACAGGATGACAGTGACCGCTTGGTTATTGGGTTGCagtctgtttaaaatacattta is a genomic window of Polyodon spathula isolate WHYD16114869_AA chromosome 6, ASM1765450v1, whole genome shotgun sequence containing:
- the LOC121316939 gene encoding katanin p60 ATPase-containing subunit A1-like isoform X1: MSLVEIGENVKLAREYALLGNYNSAIVYYQGVLEQMRKYLFSVKDPLLQQKWQQVHLFFWQVWQEINEENKHVKEIMATLDGFKVESTPAKPLSQDGDIWPVQVERRPSPCPVRRQPVQYNDARPHHNNRLSVAQKGQHWQSPRSANSDRVRPVRGKERKEAQGKAKDDKRKSAASADVSESEVKKFDGTGYDKDLVEALERDIISQNPNVKWDDIADLGEAKKLLKEAVVLPMWMPEFFKGIRRPWKGVLMVGPPGTGKTLLAKAVATECKTTFFNVSSSTLTSKYRGESEKLVRLLFEMARFYAPTTIFVDEIDSICSRRGTSEEHEASRRVKAELLVQMDGVGGASDNEDPSKMVMVLGATNFPWDIDEALKRRLEKRIYIPLPSAEGREELLKINLKELELASDVDLTKIAEQMDGYSGADITNVCRDASLMAMRRRIEGLMPEEIRNISKEEMHMPTTMNDFEISLKKVSKSVSATDIEKYEAWIAEFGSC
- the LOC121316939 gene encoding katanin p60 ATPase-containing subunit A1-like isoform X2 encodes the protein MSLVEIGENVKLAREYALLGNYNSAIVYYQGVLEQMRKYLFSVKDPLLQQKWQQVWQEINEENKHVKEIMATLDGFKVESTPAKPLSQDGDIWPVQVERRPSPCPVRRQPVQYNDARPHHNNRLSVAQKGQHWQSPRSANSDRVRPVRGKERKEAQGKAKDDKRKSAASADVSESEVKKFDGTGYDKDLVEALERDIISQNPNVKWDDIADLGEAKKLLKEAVVLPMWMPEFFKGIRRPWKGVLMVGPPGTGKTLLAKAVATECKTTFFNVSSSTLTSKYRGESEKLVRLLFEMARFYAPTTIFVDEIDSICSRRGTSEEHEASRRVKAELLVQMDGVGGASDNEDPSKMVMVLGATNFPWDIDEALKRRLEKRIYIPLPSAEGREELLKINLKELELASDVDLTKIAEQMDGYSGADITNVCRDASLMAMRRRIEGLMPEEIRNISKEEMHMPTTMNDFEISLKKVSKSVSATDIEKYEAWIAEFGSC
- the ginm1 gene encoding glycoprotein integral membrane protein 1; its protein translation is MEKGLMQLYLAVYVVFILVIFKDAVAIELDRESVMINVTTVGETEEANVLQINFNISAVDDQVYVNNIPVKLSGVTRLNCRAQLLEGGNLSKADEPGRFVMIGVRVLVRQWPLESEPVVQLLVFNEEVTEVEGKQVQQTEMYEVNILMNKEFQKLRESSYSYPMKESMLYSIPRDNDIVFTVPNPSEKVDDQSPAQTMTTSHYLIKQDETTVEEEAAPGKLPETPLRLAPDFLYDEEITADEHGPSGKLPEVPLRSQPLSSYNAVCQWVEQLRERLHRFWAESLPLFFLIMWVVVVGVVGSAVIVKVLDLIFPTCEHKGVLKLDPVTMMPLELPVEGKPLLLDHLEMETDEEITSP